In Phyllopteryx taeniolatus isolate TA_2022b chromosome 1, UOR_Ptae_1.2, whole genome shotgun sequence, the following proteins share a genomic window:
- the sp5l gene encoding sp5 transcription factor-like, translating to MAALTIQRTDNFLHTFLQDRTPSSSPEGPPNALSFLATTCSQAWQVGSTTASEGSQFPYEGTVSSASGMFQLWSNDMAPSTALSTHQMTFTVPKVQFPGHVQSGLGHHHHHHPHHHHHHHHHHELPLTPPAEPVSSYSFELSPVKVLSSQPQANGSYYPQHSSVGQNFPSFLQNSSARHHLPGGHGEEGQQWWSLPQTNATPSNHPFALGRQLVLGHQPQIAALLQGTSKGLLSSTRRCRRCKCPNCQASGGGLEFGKKRLHICHIPECGKVYKKTSHLKAHLRWHAGERPFICNWLFCGKSFTRSDELQRHLRTHTGEKRFGCQQCGKRFMRSDHLSKHVKTHQTRKSRSGQPSQGSDTLLTSIKRE from the exons ATGGCTGCGCTCACCATACAAAGGACTGACAACTTTTTGCACACCTTTTTACAG GACCGCACGCCCAGCTCCTCTCCGGAGGGACCCCCCAACGCCCTATCCTTCCTGGCCACCACCTGTAGCCAAGCCTGGCAGGTGGGCAGCACCACGGCCTCCGAGGGCTCCCAGTTCCCCTACGAGGGCACCGTCAGCTCCGCATCTGGGATGTTCCAGCTCTGGAGCAACGACATGGCGCCCAGCACGGCTCTCAGCACACACCAAATGACCTTCACCGTGCCCAAGGTGCAGTTTCCTGGACACGTGCAGTCTGGCCTGGggcaccaccaccatcatcacccccaccaccatcatcatcatcaccaccaccacgaGCTTCCTCTCACCCCTCCCGCTGAGCCCGTGTCGTCGTACTCCTTCGAACTCTCCCCTGTAAAAGTGCTGTCCTCGCAGCCGCAGGCCAACGGGTCCTACTACCCACAACACAGCAGTGTGGGACAAAACTTCCCCAGCTTCCTCCAGAACTCTTCAGCAAGGCATCACCTGCCTGGAGGCCACGGGGAGGAAGGGCAGCAGTGGTGGAGCCTTCCCCAAACCAACGCAACACCCTCCAACCATCCCTTCGCCCTGGGCAGACAGCTGGTTTTGGGCCACCAGCCGCAGATAGCCGCTCTCCTCCAGGGGACCTCCAAGGGCCTGTTGAGCTCCACGCGCCGCTGCAGGCGCTGCAAGTGCCCCAACTGCCAAGCCAGCGGCGGAGGATTGGAGTTTGGCAAAAAGAGACTGCACATCTGCCACATCCCGGAGTGTGGCAAAGTGTACAAGAAGACCTCGCACCTGAAGGCCCACCTGCGCTGGCACGCCGGCGAGAGGCCCTTCATCTGTAACTGGCTCTTTTGCGGCAAAAGCTTCACGCGGTCGGATGAGCTGCAGAGGCACCTGCGCACACACACCGGGGAGAAACGGTTCGGGTGCCAGCAGTGCGGCAAGAGATTCATGAGGAGTGACCACCTCTCCAAACACGTCAAGACCCACCAGACCAGGAAGAGCAGGTCTGGGCAGCCGTCACAGGGCTCAGACACTCTGCTCACCAGCATCAAGAGAGAGTAA